One window of the Nicotiana tabacum cultivar K326 chromosome 4, ASM71507v2, whole genome shotgun sequence genome contains the following:
- the LOC142179969 gene encoding uncharacterized protein LOC142179969, with amino-acid sequence MHRHSIPYQPKANGAVEAINKNIKKILRKMIQGSKQWHEKFPFSLLGYRMTARTSVGAPPYLLVYGTEAIISAEVEIPSLRIIVESKIEDTEWVKTRLEHLMLIGEKGLAASNIASIAKQRNGCKIGYNFP; translated from the exons atgcatcgccattctaTCCCTTACCAACCAAAAGCCAACGGAGCCGTTGAAGCGataaacaagaacatcaagaagattctcaGGAAGATGATTCAAGGGTccaagcaatggcatgaaaagtttcctttttctcttttgggATATCGCATGACTGCTCGTACATCTGTTGGTGCACCTCCTTATCTGCTGGTATATGGGACAGAGGCTATAATATCGgctgaagtcgaaattccctctctccGGATCATTGTGGAATCAAAGATTGAGGATACAGAATGGGTAAAGACACGATTAGAACATCTAATGCTAATTGGTGAAAAAGGGCTAGCAGCA TCTAATATTGCATCAATAGCAAAGCAAAGAAATGGCTGCAAAATTGGATACAATTTTCCGTAA